From Ictidomys tridecemlineatus isolate mIctTri1 chromosome 2, mIctTri1.hap1, whole genome shotgun sequence, the proteins below share one genomic window:
- the Ccdc71l gene encoding coiled-coil domain-containing protein 71L, translated as MRRTVKRRRRRPPAAAARGGGFRAGGGAGLEAREEKVVYSRSQLSLADSTKALGDAFKLFMPRSTEFMSSDAELWSFLCSLKHQFSPHILRSKDVYGYASCRALVPDPPEPPTARGLTRRPAPRAAARRRRRGARATAAGRRRPRLPPPPPASPPPLLPPPAAPEESCLEKLSAPEPCFGGRTLEEIWRAATPTLTTFPTIRVGGDVWGERSLAAARRKARQVLRVDLEPVVRLRRFPVPRA; from the coding sequence ATGCGGCGCACCGTGAAGAGGCGCCGGCGCCGGCCCCCGGCCGCGGCCGCCCGGGGCGGCGGCTTTAGAGCGGGAGGAGGGGCCGGGCTGGAGGCGCGGGAGGAGAAGGTGGTGTACTCCCGGTCGCAACTGTCGCTGGCCGACAGCACCAAGGCGCTGGGCGATGCCTTCAAGCTGTTCATGCCCCGCAGCACGGAGTTCATGAGCTCGGACGCGGAGCTCTGGAGCTTCCTCTGCAGCCTCAAGCACCAGTTCTCCCCGCACATCCTGCGCAGCAAGGACGTCTACGGCTACGCCTCCTGCCGAGCCCTGGTGCCTGACCCCCCGGAGCCCCCTACCGCCCGCGGCCTGACGCGCCGGCCGGCCCCGCGCGCGGCCGCCAGGAGGAGGCGCCGCGGAGCCCGGGCGACCGCCGCGGGCAGGAGGCGGCCCCGGCTGCCCCCGCCGCCTCCAGCGTCACCGCCaccgctgctgccgccgccggcGGCCCCCGAGGAGTCCTGCCTGGAGAAGCTCTCGGCGCCCGAGCCCTGCTTCGGGGGCCGCACCCTGGAGGAGATCTGGAGGGCAGCCACCCCGACGCTGACCACCTTCCCCACCATCCGCGTCGGCGGCGACGTGTGGGGCGAGCGCAGCCTGGCGGCGGCGCGACGCAAGGCGCGCCAAGTCCTGCGAGTGGACCTGGAACCCGTGGTGAGGCTCCGCCGCTTCCCGGTGCCCCGGGCTTGA